A section of the Malania oleifera isolate guangnan ecotype guangnan chromosome 2, ASM2987363v1, whole genome shotgun sequence genome encodes:
- the LOC131148026 gene encoding ethylene-responsive transcription factor ERF015, with protein MDSAPTAPPRKIRQKRNPGPYKGVRMRSMGRWVSEIRIPKTKTRIWLGSYDAPEKAARAYDAALYCVRGVRGLFNFPADKKPELPDALVGSLSKNAIKAIAESFASLNALVPPPISTPMTAPMPSNISVLPDTTVLSEMDVACQAMDDLLATPSAPAMATILPESLQLDDLILDVDLMKEFIH; from the coding sequence ATGGATTCTGCACCAACCGCACCTCCGCGAAAAATTCGTCAAAAGAGAAATCCAGGACCCTACAAGGGTGTTCGAATGAGATCAATGGGCAGATGGGTCTCAGAAATACGGATTCCAAAAACCAAGACTAGGATATGGTTGGGTTCCTATGATGCACCAGAGAAGGCAGCTCGAGCCTATGATGCTGCCTTATACTGTGTTCGTGGTGTGCGAGGGCTTTTCAATTTTCCAGCTGATAAAAAGCCGGAGCTTCCAGATGCGTTGGTGGGTTCATtgtcaaaaaatgctatcaaggCAATTGCAGAAAGCTTTGCTTCCTTGAATGCGTTGGTGCCACCGCCAATATCTACTCCAATGACAGCCCCGATGCCCTCGAATATTTCAGTCTTGCCTGATACAACAGTTTTAAGCGAAATGGATGTTGCATGCCAGGCAATGGATGACTTGTTGGCCACACCCAGTGCTCCAGCGATGGCTACCATTTTGCCTGAGAGTTTGCAGCTGGATGACTTGATCTTGGATGTTGACTTGATGAAGGAGTTCATCCACTAA